In one Janibacter cremeus genomic region, the following are encoded:
- a CDS encoding DUF4097 family beta strand repeat-containing protein, with product MSQTPVPTRPGEPQDPEMRERYLRDAQRTRETRRAESARLAAEVPPSRTPSGPIWVVAGLLTIVLVLGVGVLLAGPMLKQTSTSEQALPADISRLQIDNAVGDVRVRAADAGEEPRVTRTTEWGLSRPDASVDVTGGTASLEATCPSGIVLPCSTDWTVVVPEGADVEIEEGVGRVTVEGIDGDVDVETGVGDVRIAESTAGRITANLGAGALWVEAVEPPQHVRAKVGVGGVSVQLPDTAAYDVDASGGVGDVHNDLGSDPTSDRTVVVEGGVGSVSLSAS from the coding sequence ATGTCCCAGACGCCCGTGCCCACCCGACCCGGTGAGCCCCAGGACCCGGAGATGCGCGAGCGCTACCTGCGCGACGCCCAGCGGACGCGTGAGACCAGGCGCGCCGAGTCCGCACGGCTCGCGGCGGAGGTGCCCCCGTCTCGCACCCCCTCCGGCCCCATCTGGGTCGTCGCGGGCCTGCTCACCATCGTCCTCGTGCTCGGGGTCGGGGTCCTCCTCGCCGGGCCGATGCTGAAGCAGACGTCCACGAGCGAGCAGGCCCTGCCCGCGGACATCTCCCGTCTGCAGATCGACAACGCCGTCGGTGACGTACGCGTCCGCGCGGCCGACGCCGGTGAGGAGCCGAGGGTGACCCGGACGACCGAGTGGGGCCTGAGCCGGCCGGACGCCTCCGTCGACGTCACCGGCGGTACCGCGTCGCTGGAGGCGACCTGCCCCTCCGGGATCGTCCTGCCCTGCTCGACCGACTGGACGGTCGTCGTGCCCGAGGGTGCGGACGTGGAGATCGAGGAGGGCGTCGGCCGGGTCACGGTCGAGGGCATCGACGGTGACGTCGACGTCGAGACCGGGGTCGGTGACGTGCGGATCGCCGAGTCCACGGCCGGGCGCATCACCGCCAACCTCGGTGCCGGCGCGCTGTGGGTCGAGGCGGTCGAGCCCCCGCAGCACGTGCGCGCCAAGGTCGGCGTCGGCGGCGTCTCGGTGCAGCTGCCGGACACCGCCGCCTACGACGTCGACGCCAGCGGGGGTGTCGGGGACGTGCACAACGACCTCGGCAGCGACCCCACGTCGGACCGCACGGTCGTCGTCGAGGGCGGCGTCGGGTCGGTGAGCCTCTCCGCCTCCTGA
- a CDS encoding response regulator: MSETATKVVLAEDSVLLRDGIVRLLTSAGFEVAAACPDGETFLAAVEEHRPDLVVVDVRMPPTFTSEGIVAALQVRDSHPDTAVMVLSQYVEEQYATELVASKSKGVGYLLKDRVADTSDFIAALRDVAGGGTVLDPDVVTQLLTRARHADPLAALTPRERDVLDLMAQGRTNSAIAKELFVSHGAVEKHVTSIFTKLDLPPADGDHRRVLAVLRWLDQED, translated from the coding sequence ATGAGCGAGACCGCCACCAAGGTCGTGCTGGCCGAGGACTCCGTCCTCCTGCGCGACGGGATCGTGCGCCTGCTGACATCGGCCGGCTTCGAGGTCGCGGCGGCGTGCCCGGACGGGGAGACCTTCCTGGCGGCCGTGGAGGAGCACCGGCCCGACCTCGTGGTCGTGGACGTGCGGATGCCCCCGACCTTCACCTCCGAGGGGATCGTCGCCGCGCTCCAGGTCCGCGACAGCCACCCCGACACGGCCGTGATGGTGCTCAGCCAGTACGTCGAGGAGCAGTACGCGACCGAGCTCGTCGCCTCGAAGTCGAAGGGGGTCGGCTACCTCCTCAAGGACCGCGTCGCCGACACGAGCGACTTCATCGCCGCCCTGCGGGACGTCGCGGGCGGGGGCACGGTCCTCGATCCCGACGTCGTCACCCAGCTGCTGACCCGGGCTCGCCACGCGGACCCGCTCGCGGCGCTCACTCCGCGCGAGCGGGACGTGCTCGACCTCATGGCCCAGGGCCGGACGAACTCCGCGATCGCCAAGGAGCTCTTCGTCTCCCACGGGGCCGTGGAGAAGCACGTGACCTCCATCTTCACCAAGCTCGACCTGCCACCAGCCGACGGTGACCACCGCCGGGTGCTCGCCGTGCTCCGCTGGCTCGACCAGGAGGACTGA
- a CDS encoding LutC/YkgG family protein — protein sequence MSSAKQEILDRIRGATADITTEAKGVPAPTGTASPGATPPEGIGPETTPPGTAPEAAILDRFAEAVADYEARVLRVHESNLPDTIAQVLRDVDCRSVIVPDGIDAEWTGSLGTAPEVVRDTPSLAAADLDRVDAVLTASAVGIAATGTIVLDHRADQGRRALTLVPDTHVCVVRTDQVVADVPDAVSRLRPDPRDARPLTWISGPSATSDIELERVEGVHGPRTLVVLLVSA from the coding sequence GTGAGCAGCGCCAAGCAGGAGATCCTCGACCGGATCCGCGGGGCGACCGCGGACATCACCACGGAGGCGAAGGGGGTCCCCGCCCCCACCGGGACCGCGTCGCCCGGGGCGACCCCGCCTGAGGGGATCGGGCCCGAGACGACCCCGCCGGGCACCGCACCGGAGGCCGCGATTCTGGACCGCTTCGCGGAGGCGGTCGCCGACTACGAGGCGCGGGTGCTGCGGGTGCACGAGTCCAACCTCCCCGACACGATCGCGCAGGTGCTGCGCGACGTGGACTGCCGCTCGGTGATCGTCCCCGACGGGATCGACGCGGAGTGGACCGGCTCCCTGGGGACGGCGCCCGAGGTGGTGCGGGACACCCCTTCGCTCGCCGCGGCCGACCTGGACCGGGTCGACGCCGTCCTCACCGCCTCCGCGGTCGGGATCGCGGCGACCGGGACCATCGTGCTGGACCACCGGGCGGACCAGGGCCGACGCGCCCTGACGCTCGTCCCGGACACCCACGTGTGCGTCGTGCGCACCGACCAGGTGGTCGCGGACGTGCCCGACGCGGTCTCCCGGCTGCGGCCGGACCCACGGGACGCGCGGCCGCTGACGTGGATCAGCGGGCCGAGCGCCACGAGCGACATCGAGCTGGAGCGGGTCGAGGGTGTCCACGGCCCGCGGACCCTGGTCGTGCTCCTCGTCTCCGCCTGA